From a region of the Vibrio orientalis CIP 102891 = ATCC 33934 genome:
- a CDS encoding porin codes for MKKAAVASAIFAALVSGSSLAATVYKSDGTELKIGGRAEARFNISDENESATDSSFDDKSRARFNFVGKTELSDDLYGFGKYEAEVGTDSSSTINNRYVYAGFGTNFGEFSYGKQDSAQVQVTDFTDLMNTFDEAAADLIGANKDKRENNFVYSGNFEALTVKANYIASDQKDNDSFGLSAVYGFDFGLDLGLGYTTQDQGDKSEDQVNIGASYKLDALTLAAIYGDGTVVESNQEFDANMFELGAKYKLGKTSLIAVYNYQEVNNADTTDHFALEVEHKFNGHLRTYVGYMFQQLDNTEDELQAGIRYDF; via the coding sequence ATGAAAAAAGCAGCGGTAGCGTCGGCAATATTTGCAGCCCTAGTATCAGGTTCTTCACTAGCAGCGACAGTTTACAAATCAGATGGCACAGAGTTAAAAATTGGCGGTCGTGCGGAAGCGCGCTTCAATATCTCTGACGAAAACGAATCCGCAACTGATAGCTCATTTGATGACAAATCACGTGCACGTTTTAACTTTGTGGGTAAAACAGAGCTATCTGACGATTTATACGGCTTTGGTAAATATGAAGCGGAAGTAGGTACAGACTCAAGCTCTACTATCAACAATCGCTACGTATATGCAGGATTCGGCACTAACTTCGGTGAATTCTCTTACGGTAAGCAAGATTCTGCGCAGGTTCAGGTGACTGACTTCACGGATTTAATGAACACGTTTGATGAAGCAGCAGCAGACCTTATTGGTGCAAACAAAGATAAGCGTGAGAACAACTTCGTTTACTCTGGTAATTTTGAAGCACTAACAGTTAAAGCAAACTACATCGCATCTGACCAAAAAGATAATGACAGCTTCGGTCTGTCAGCGGTTTACGGCTTTGATTTCGGTCTTGACCTAGGTTTAGGTTACACCACGCAAGATCAAGGTGATAAATCTGAAGATCAGGTCAACATCGGTGCGAGCTACAAACTTGACGCACTAACGTTGGCTGCAATCTACGGTGACGGTACGGTTGTTGAGTCCAACCAAGAGTTCGATGCGAACATGTTTGAACTTGGCGCTAAATACAAGCTAGGTAAAACCTCGCTGATTGCGGTTTACAACTACCAAGAAGTAAATAATGCAGATACAACGGATCACTTTGCGCTAGAAGTAGAACATAAGTTTAACGGCCACTTACGTACATATGTTGGCTACATGTTCCAACAGCTAGACAATACAGAAGACGAGCTACAAGCGGGTATTCGCTACGATTTTTAA
- a CDS encoding Lrp/AsnC family transcriptional regulator has translation MDRFDERILQELKVDGRISNVELSERIGLSASATLRRVQELEKQGIIKGYRVLIDSSQLGVGFIAYVSIGLSSHRKQSQLEFEQHVQFVDEVVECHNITGANEYLLRVEARDLPSYKKFHADVLGECEHVQSITTMVVMDSSKDER, from the coding sequence ATGGATCGGTTCGACGAAAGAATATTGCAAGAGCTTAAAGTAGACGGAAGAATCTCCAATGTAGAGCTTTCAGAAAGGATTGGTTTGTCCGCCTCCGCGACCCTAAGGCGCGTTCAAGAGCTAGAGAAGCAGGGAATAATAAAAGGCTACCGGGTACTGATCGATAGCAGTCAGCTTGGTGTTGGGTTCATTGCCTACGTCTCAATTGGGCTGTCGAGTCACCGAAAGCAATCACAACTAGAGTTTGAACAACACGTACAGTTCGTTGACGAAGTGGTTGAATGCCACAATATTACTGGCGCTAACGAGTACCTTCTCCGAGTAGAGGCCCGTGACTTACCGAGCTACAAGAAGTTTCACGCCGATGTACTGGGGGAGTGTGAACATGTCCAATCGATCACGACAATGGTGGTGATGGACTCCTCAAAAGATGAACGTTAG